The genome window GCAGTTTTTGGAAAGCAGATAATAGCCAATCTGGGAGATTAGAAGGCTCAAATAGTCAACTTTGGACTTCTTAAGCTCTCTCCTCATTTCTTTGCTCCCATCGACTAAAAGGTAAATGTCCCCCTTAAACTCCCTCAAAAATTCCCTAACGATGAGTTCTCCCAATCTGGCAGTTGCCTTCCAGTCTATATGCCTTGTATCATCTCCAGGCTGGAATTCTCTAAGTCCGTGAATCTCAACACTTTCCATTCCCGTGTGAAGTTGAGTCAAAGCCTTTTCAGCTAATCTAACATTTCTGTCAACTTTGCTTGCCTCTTTTATGCTCTCAACCGAAGGGTAAACATCAACTGTAAACTCCCCCTCAGCCCTGAACTCTTCATAATATAAATCCCTCAAATCTTTAACCTTTAAAAGGGATCCTTTGATTTTGAAGCTTCCCTTCTTCCTGGGTCTTAAAAAATACTCCACCCTTTTCTCTTCGTTGGGATTCAAAAACACTTCAACACTTTCGCTTTCAAAGTCTGGATTATCTTCAATAACCTTAACTTTCAGTGGGATTTTTGAATTGTTCTTAACGATGAGGAGGGCCTTTAAAGGCTTTCCCTCAACCGTTCTGCTCTCGCTTAAAACCCTCCTCCCATAAACTCTAGGACTAAAGGACAACCTCAGATTTGCAATGTACAGGATTATCCCTAATCCAAGAAGAGCTGGAACTACATTCACGAACAAAAACCCCTGAATGAAAAGCAGAGAAGCCAAGATAAAAAGCAGATCTTCCCTTTCCATCAATTCACCCCTTAGGCACTTCAACTTCCTCAAGAACTTCCCTTATAACATGCTCTGGTTTAACTCCATCAAGCTCGTACTCTGCTTTAACCTTAATGCGGTGCATGAGAACTGGAACTGCCATCTCCTTCACATCGTCCGGGATTACATACCTCCTTCCCCTTAAGAACGCCAAAGCCTTTGATGCGTAGAGCAAATGCTCAGCTACTCTCGGTGATGCTCCATAGACCAGCTTTTCGCTGACTCTGGTTTTTGCAACTATCTCATATATGTAGTGGAGTATTTCATCGCTCACGTGAACCTTTTTCGCTTCATCCATCATCTTTAATAGAACCTGCGACGTGAAAATCATTCTAGCTTCGCTGAAGTCGCCCAAATGCTTCCTCTTCAGCATTAAAATTTCTTCCTCTCTGCTTGGATATTCCACGTTAATTTTGAGCATAAATCTATCAAGCTGAGCCTCTGGCAGCTCGTAAACTCCCTCGTGCTCAATTGGGTTTTTTGTGGCTATGACCAGGAAAGGCTGGGGCAATTTAAATGAAACACCTTCAATCGTAACCTGACCTTCCTGCATTGCCTCTAGCAGGGCTGATTGCGTTTTGGGCTGTGCCCTGTTTATCTCATCAGCCAGAACAACGTTGGCAAATATAGGGCCCTTGCGTATTTTAAACTCTCCGCTCTTCTGGTCAAAGAAAATTCCGCCAATTATATCAGCTGGCATTAAGTCTGGAGTTAGCTGAATTCTTGAAAACTTCAGTCCAAGTGTATTTGCGAAGTTTTTCGCTATGGTTGTTTTAGCAATTCCGGGGACTCCCTCAAGCAATACATGACCGTTTGAAAGCAGAGCAACTGCTAAAAGCTCAATTACCTCTCTCTTCCCAACCACAGCTTTGCTCATTTCATTTTCAAGCTTTTCTAAGAACTCTCTTCCGTCCATACCTACCACCTAACTTTGAGCCCCTTTCAATTTCTTCAATCATCTTCTTTAACTTTTCTAAATCCAAGTTGTGCTCATTTGCAACCTCAGCTAATATATCCTCAAGAGTTTCCCCTTTTCTCCAAAATCTTCCAACAAAATGCCCGATCTTTCCTAATCCTCTTGAAATTAAGCCGCTCTCCACCACAAAGGCCAAAATCGTAAATAGCAAAAACACTTCAAAGGCCATCTCCCTAGTTAAATTCCTGTGTATGTAGATTACCCCTGTTATGTATGGGTTGAAGTCCGGATGATGAGCTTCATCAAAGTAGAAAATCTCCCCGCCGATGTAATCTAAAAGGTTGTCAATGAACTTAGAGTTGTCGTCGTACATTTCATTTATCAAAATGTCAGGATCAGAGAGGACTATTATTCTGCCGTTGGAATACTTGAACTCAGCCAGAATCGGATACATCCCCTGATGATAGTTAATCATTGCAACTCTGCTTGCGTAGATCTCCCCCTCCTTTATGATTAGTGCAGATGGAACATTCAACACTAGCTTATTAACTCCATCTCCAAGTATGGGATCCTCTATTCTTGTAACAACAATCAGCTTATCGCTGCGTTCATAAAACAGATCATTCAGGGGGTATTTTGATATTCTAACCGGTATGTTAAGCCTGGTCAGAATCTCATTTCCAGTGCCAAAATCATCTGCAATAAAGACTGTGTTCCCATTTTCCAAGAACTTCTTTATCTCAGCTATCTCATAATCAGAAAAAGTGACGTTGGGGCCGATTATGAGCAAAACCCCACTTTTGTTTGAGAGGCCAATTGTGTTGTACGGGAGGAAAATCGGGGATAATCCTTCATAAGTAGTTGGAACTGAACCTAGAGGTCTTATTTCTCCCCCTCTCTCATAAATTCTCTGAACAAACTTTGAACAGCCGTTCCAATCGCTGTTGAACATGCTATAGTCTGCCGAACTCTTGAGAACAGGAACACTAACCGGTAATATTAGGAACATTATCCCAAGGAATGCCATTGCGCCATATTTCACATATCTATGCATAACCCAGGACCTCCAAAATTCTCTCCATTCTGGCAAAGAACTCCTTTCTCTCAACTTCACTAAGTTCAACTCCACCGTAAACTGCCTTCTCGTGGAGCTCAGTTACAACTTTTAAATCTCCATAAAATTCTGCATCCTTCAAAGCCTTAAGAACTTCCCTAGGCGTTAAGCTCTTCCTTAAATTAAATGCTGATGCCAACTCCTCAAACAACATCTTATAGGCTTCTTTAACATCTTTTGGGAGCTCAGGTTTTTGCTTAATGATCTCTATAAATTCTTCCTCGCTTATTCCCTGGGCTTCTTCAATTTCCCTCTCTCCCAACATCTTAGGCAGCTTAAGTTTTTCCCTTTTCCAGTAAAGCAGAGAGCCTAAAAGGACCGCTATAAGGAAAATAACCATGAGATTTGACCTCATTTTTGCAGGCTTCTCAACAACTAGAATTGTAACTATGTTTGACTTTGCCTCCTGATGGAGCTCATCTCCAGCATAGAAAGCGTATATGCTGTACGTGCCGAGTGAGCTAAAGTTTAGATTAAGCTCAAAGGTCTCATTCGCCTCAACGACTTTATACAACCTCCTGTTCATGTAAATCTCAATTGGTGAGGCATGTTTTAGTCCAGTTATTACTCCCTTAACCTTAACGTTTTCACCCAAAAATACCTTATTCTTCTCCGGGTCAAGAACTATGTTTACAGGATACTTTGAAAAGACAATCTCAACAGTTTTGTTTGTCCCTTCATGAATCTCATCGCCATAAAAAACCACATTGACTTTTTCTTTCTTTGCAGAATCAGAGTAGAACTCCCTAAAGAACTCTCCTCGTTCATTTGTTGTTGCTTCACTTGAATTGACGTAAACCTTAACATTTTGGAGAGGCTTCTTGTAGTAATCAACCAGTGTTCCTCTAACTGTAAGCTTTCTTCCTATAAGCTCTTCAAACGTTGAATCCATTATAAACCGAGTTGGTATCTTTCTGACCCTCACAATGACTACGTTTGACATTCTTCTCGTGCCGTTAATCTCTTGAGTTGCATAAACTTTGTATTCTTTAAGCTCATTAAAGGAGTAGCTCATAGAAAAGCTCCCATCCTTCGCAGTCTTCACTTGATACATCTTTGTTATGATTCTACTTTCATTCTCAAAGTACTCAATGGATATCCAAACTGTACCAGGATTGCTTGTATGTCCGTAAATCAAAACTTTATCAAAGAGGATTGGATTTCTATTGGAAACATCGATCCAGAGATGCCTCTGAACTGCAGCATTTAGGCTCATCTCCTTTGAAATTTCCTCAACTGTGGAAAGATAACTGCTGATTTTCTTTTCCATTTCTTCCATCCACTTCCTTATTGGGGTTGTGTTGAATTTAAGGATATGAGTCCCGTTTTTGAGCTCTATGTTATCTATGGCATCTAAATCCGAATACATTTCCTTTAGCGTCTTGTTCATAGCTATAATTTTCAGATTAGCCTCCCTAAAGAGTTCTTCATCAGGGGAGTTTTCCAAATCTCTGATAACATTCTGCAGCTCGTAATTTGTCTGCCCTAAAAAGAGGAGCTTTTTTGAGAACTGATAGAAGGGCTCAACAACGTACCTAGCTTTAGTCTCAATCCCCCGAGATTGGTAGTAGATTGCCTCATCTCTAGTGAGCTCAAGCCTATCAAAGGTTATCTTTGAGAGATTCAAATAGTAATCATTATCCTCGACCATGTATTTTAAGGTGTATGCAAACTCCTGAATAAACAGATCGAAATAGAAATACATAAACTGATCATTCTCCTCAACTTCACTCACCTTTACGTGCTTAACTTGAGCATGCACCGATGAGAATGTGAGCATTATAATCAGCAGAGCAATCAGCTTTGAACGTTTTTTCATGATCCTCAAACTATTATCCACAAGGAAAATCCTTATAAAATTAACCATTGTTAAACTTTAATCATGTCGAAGATAAAATTCGTTACGGGAGGATTGTTGATAATTTTAGGCTCCGTCTTAACATATTATGGTGGAATTGTGTCCAACCCGAGGTATATAAATTTTGGAATAGCGGGAATATTTTTAGGACTTGTCGTCATTTCCTTGGTTCCCTCGAAGTTTGTAAGATACGAAACATTTGAGGCTATGGTAAAGCCCTACTTAGACTTTTCAAAAAATTTTATATCCAATCTTGCCCTTGAAGGAAAAGCAGTTTATATTCCTCCTTATGAAAATCTTCCAAAGGGCGGAACGTTTATTTCTCTGAAAGAGGATTTTGATTTGGATTTAGGGAGGCTGGATGAAGAGACTGTTTTCTTAACAAACGTGAGCAGAGAAAAGGAAATGGGACTTCTAATCACCCCCCCGCTGGGGTATGATTTAGCGAAGAAGTTTGAGGAATACAGCGAAATTGATTTGCAGAACACAGAAATTAACCTTGCAATAACCTCAGCTTCATCAGTTCTCAAAACTCTCGATTTAGTCGGAGGAATTGATTTTGAAGAAAATAATGAGGAGATAGTTCTCTACATTGAGAACATAAAGCCAGAATTTTGTAGGGAAGTTAAGAATGAGACTTGCGAAAAATTAGCCTGTCCGATATGTTCCTCAATCCTCTTCGCAATTGCCAAATCCCAAAATGAGCTTATAAAAATTGAAAGCATTAAAAAGTACAAGGACTACACTGAAGTGAGAGTTAGACGGCTTGGAGGAGTGGAGAAATGGATGTAGATTCTGCTATAATTCTCTTCCTAGCAATTTGGGCGATTTTAGATGCTTTACTGGTTCATTCTCTGGATGTATTCCTCACAATACTTTTAATTGGAACTCTAATAGCTCTTGAGCTAGGGGAATTCTTCATGAGAAAAGAGAGCAAAGATGCTTTAAAGTCAGTTGCATATCTTTTACTGATGATTTTCGCCGTAATAGTGATAAAAAAGGTTGCAGAAGTGCTTCAGAGCTGAGGTGAGAGCATGAAGAAGTACTGGGATTTAATAACGATAATAGCTTTATCACTCCTCCTTGATTTCTTAATCTTTTACTATCCCGAGAGCCTAGCCAGAAAAGCTCTTGGCTTAGCTTTTGTCCTCTTCTTTCCGGGATATGTTTTCATAACCGCTCTCTTTCCCAAGAAAAAGGAGCTTGACAACCTTGAAAGGCTAGCTTTGAGCTTTGGGCTGAGCATAGCAATAGTTCCCTTAATAGGTTTGGGATTAAATTACACACCATGGGGGATTCGTTTGATCCCAATTTTAGTGAGCTTAACAGTCTTCAACGCGATCGTTGGAATTATTGCCATTTACAGAAGGGCAAAAGCTAGGGAACCCTGGATCCCGTGGATTGACATTGAAAAGCTCAAAGAAGAACTTGAATGGGATAAGGCGAGCAAGTTGGATAAAGCACTAACAGTAATTTTAATCATTGCAATCTTCTCCTCAATTGCAACTTTAGCTTATGTCATAACTCATCCCAAGCCAGGAGAAAAGTTCACCGAATTTTACATCTTGGGACCAAATGGAAAAGCAGCCGATTATCCAACTGAATTAAAGGTTGGCGAGGAAGGAAGGGTAATTTTGGGAATAGCTAACCACGAGTACAGAAACGTCACATACTATGTTGAAGTCTGGCTTGTGAACCTAACTTACGACTTTGAGACAAACACAACTCACATTTACAACATGTACCTGATGGATCGCTTTAACGTTAATCTGCCGCATAAGCCAATAGATATAGAAGGCAACTGGACGCCTCAGTGGGAAACGAACTATACGTTCAGCATTGATAAGCCTGGAAAATGGCAGCTCTGGTTCTTACTTTTCAAAGATGGGGAGCCTCCACTTCCAGAACCAATAAACGGAGATTATGCACAAACTAACGCAACCCAGAGAATCTTGGATGCTATTGATGGGAAGATATTAAGCTTAAAGCTTAATATTGAAGTTAGGAAGATCTAAATCAGCCTTCTTGTCTCAAAGTGAAAATAACTTAACCTCGGTGCTATAACATGCGAGGCAAAGAGGAGATTATTTGCTTATTTGAGTACTTAGGGGCCCACCTTTTGCGCCACTCTTTTGGCAGAACGATTCTCCCCTGACTATCAATCTTCATCTTATATATCTAAACTAAAAGTTTAAGAGGTTGTGAGTTTAAGAGTGGAATGGTGAGCTGTATGGCTGTTAAGAGTGCGGATCGGAAAGTATTCGAGTCAATTGTGGACGGTCTTGCTAAAGCCATAAAAGAGAAACCAGAGGATGTCATCTGGTTTTTCCAAGTTAGAGAGTTAATGAATGAGATGGATAAGCCAATGAGCGATGAAAGAGCTTGGAAGATTATTATAAAGGACAAAAAGTCCGCTAAAATAAGTACTGAGGAACTTCTTGAAACTGCAAGAAGAGAGTTGAGAAAATTTAGGAGGATTGAGGCTAAGCTTAAGAAGCTTGGAGTGGTTTAAATTGCCTAAGCTCAAGGTTGTTTTGGATACGTCTATTTTAATCAGTGCTTTAAAATCGAGAGATATTAAGCGGAGTCCTTCTTGGAAGATTTTACAACTTCTTAGTGATGACAAGCTGATCAATTATGGTTCTAAGGAGACCATTGAAGAGATGAAAGAAACTCTTGCAATTGTTGGTCTGCTTGTTGGAAAACCTGAAAAAGCCAAAGCTATTTATCATTTGGTTTTGAATCATACTAAGCGAGTTTCTCCAAGAGTTCAATTTGAAGAAGATAGAGAACTTGTTAAGCTGGTTGGTCATGCTGATGATCTGACCTCCTCCCCGCCCTGAAGGGCGAGGCTTTCAAAATTCTCTTCCTAGGGAAGTTGCATTTTATAGGAAGAAAGAGCCGTTGCTAACTGTTCTTGTTTTTGTGAAGGTTTATAGAAAATTGTGGATTTTTGTGGATCGAAAACTATAAAAACTATAGTTTTGTATAATTGTTATGGTGACGGTTATGGAGGAAAAGACTACCATTCAAGTGTCAAAGAAGTTGAGGGATAAACTCAAAGAGCTCGGTAAAAAAGGTGAAACATATGAGGAAATCATCTGGAGGCTCGTCGAGCACTATGAAAAGGGCAAAAAATGAAACCGTTGTTAGAGCATACTCAATTCCACTCCAAGCTGACGAGACTATTCTAGAGTTTATTGAGGAATATCATAGGATGGCAAAGGTAGTTCTTCAAGAAATTCTCAATGCTGGGAAGTTCACGAAGGTTGAGAGGAAAGAATTGCGTGATAACCTCCTCAAGGATTGGAGTTATGCTGCTCACTATGTTGATTCGGCAATAAACCAAATGCTTGGGCTTGTAAAATCCTACAGGCGGAAACTCAAGAAGGGCAAGAAAGTCCGAAAGCCAAGGCTACGTAAAAAATTCGTTTACGTGAAGTCAACACTCTTTACTCTCAAAGGCTCCACGCTG of Thermococcus sp. M39 contains these proteins:
- a CDS encoding DUF4350 domain-containing protein, with amino-acid sequence MHRYVKYGAMAFLGIMFLILPVSVPVLKSSADYSMFNSDWNGCSKFVQRIYERGGEIRPLGSVPTTYEGLSPIFLPYNTIGLSNKSGVLLIIGPNVTFSDYEIAEIKKFLENGNTVFIADDFGTGNEILTRLNIPVRISKYPLNDLFYERSDKLIVVTRIEDPILGDGVNKLVLNVPSALIIKEGEIYASRVAMINYHQGMYPILAEFKYSNGRIIVLSDPDILINEMYDDNSKFIDNLLDYIGGEIFYFDEAHHPDFNPYITGVIYIHRNLTREMAFEVFLLFTILAFVVESGLISRGLGKIGHFVGRFWRKGETLEDILAEVANEHNLDLEKLKKMIEEIERGSKLGGRYGRKRVLRKA
- a CDS encoding DUF58 domain-containing protein; the encoded protein is MEREDLLFILASLLFIQGFLFVNVVPALLGLGIILYIANLRLSFSPRVYGRRVLSESRTVEGKPLKALLIVKNNSKIPLKVKVIEDNPDFESESVEVFLNPNEEKRVEYFLRPRKKGSFKIKGSLLKVKDLRDLYYEEFRAEGEFTVDVYPSVESIKEASKVDRNVRLAEKALTQLHTGMESVEIHGLREFQPGDDTRHIDWKATARLGELIVREFLREFKGDIYLLVDGSKEMRRELKKSKVDYLSLLISQIGYYLLSKNCRVGLVLFDDVRVLKFVRATGTKEQVNNLLNALKISPLKGIPSLKVPKFSSRGRSEFLRKVMPFLKGRKSYYSGIIEASSSIPFGSFAIIVTDIALRPKELAVVIENLKKNKSPSIVISINPILFLDLKDLNRENIPTIYKHYVEREELIRKMNVLVPVIEVGPADLIREVVEAMR
- a CDS encoding MoxR family ATPase — protein: MDGREFLEKLENEMSKAVVGKREVIELLAVALLSNGHVLLEGVPGIAKTTIAKNFANTLGLKFSRIQLTPDLMPADIIGGIFFDQKSGEFKIRKGPIFANVVLADEINRAQPKTQSALLEAMQEGQVTIEGVSFKLPQPFLVIATKNPIEHEGVYELPEAQLDRFMLKINVEYPSREEEILMLKRKHLGDFSEARMIFTSQVLLKMMDEAKKVHVSDEILHYIYEIVAKTRVSEKLVYGASPRVAEHLLYASKALAFLRGRRYVIPDDVKEMAVPVLMHRIKVKAEYELDGVKPEHVIREVLEEVEVPKG
- a CDS encoding Ig-like domain-containing protein translates to MRIMKKRSKLIALLIIMLTFSSVHAQVKHVKVSEVEENDQFMYFYFDLFIQEFAYTLKYMVEDNDYYLNLSKITFDRLELTRDEAIYYQSRGIETKARYVVEPFYQFSKKLLFLGQTNYELQNVIRDLENSPDEELFREANLKIIAMNKTLKEMYSDLDAIDNIELKNGTHILKFNTTPIRKWMEEMEKKISSYLSTVEEISKEMSLNAAVQRHLWIDVSNRNPILFDKVLIYGHTSNPGTVWISIEYFENESRIITKMYQVKTAKDGSFSMSYSFNELKEYKVYATQEINGTRRMSNVVIVRVRKIPTRFIMDSTFEELIGRKLTVRGTLVDYYKKPLQNVKVYVNSSEATTNERGEFFREFYSDSAKKEKVNVVFYGDEIHEGTNKTVEIVFSKYPVNIVLDPEKNKVFLGENVKVKGVITGLKHASPIEIYMNRRLYKVVEANETFELNLNFSSLGTYSIYAFYAGDELHQEAKSNIVTILVVEKPAKMRSNLMVIFLIAVLLGSLLYWKREKLKLPKMLGEREIEEAQGISEEEFIEIIKQKPELPKDVKEAYKMLFEELASAFNLRKSLTPREVLKALKDAEFYGDLKVVTELHEKAVYGGVELSEVERKEFFARMERILEVLGYA
- a CDS encoding putative toxin-antitoxin system toxin component, PIN family encodes the protein MPKLKVVLDTSILISALKSRDIKRSPSWKILQLLSDDKLINYGSKETIEEMKETLAIVGLLVGKPEKAKAIYHLVLNHTKRVSPRVQFEEDRELVKLVGHADDLTSSPP
- a CDS encoding DUF1616 domain-containing protein, producing the protein MKKYWDLITIIALSLLLDFLIFYYPESLARKALGLAFVLFFPGYVFITALFPKKKELDNLERLALSFGLSIAIVPLIGLGLNYTPWGIRLIPILVSLTVFNAIVGIIAIYRRAKAREPWIPWIDIEKLKEELEWDKASKLDKALTVILIIAIFSSIATLAYVITHPKPGEKFTEFYILGPNGKAADYPTELKVGEEGRVILGIANHEYRNVTYYVEVWLVNLTYDFETNTTHIYNMYLMDRFNVNLPHKPIDIEGNWTPQWETNYTFSIDKPGKWQLWFLLFKDGEPPLPEPINGDYAQTNATQRILDAIDGKILSLKLNIEVRKI